In a genomic window of Rhinoderma darwinii isolate aRhiDar2 chromosome 10, aRhiDar2.hap1, whole genome shotgun sequence:
- the LOC142662647 gene encoding phospholipase A2 inhibitor and Ly6/PLAUR domain-containing protein-like, with translation MKYFFVFFVFAMGYITIGEAIRCQQCSNIGEDCSGDSVECKYEKDFCTSAIEENIVNGDKIISVSRGCSNFTALCAGLITLTTTNFLLKIYNECCDKDDCNSGKIKMPEQNIAENKVKCNSCYVEGAYECNSGYEPIACTGNEGDCLEFSGDGTRPGKLEEKYYFAGCATIGACDIGYNALVGTMVGTLRNLSCPENLRLEG, from the exons ATGAAGTACTTCTTCGTCTTCTTTGTCTTTGCCATGGGTTATATCACTATAG GTGAAGCCATCAGGTGTCAACAATGCAGCAACATTGGTGAAGATTGCTCAGGAGACTCCGTTGAGTGTAAATATGAAAAAGACTTTTGCACTTCGGCAATTGAAGAGAACATCGTCA ATGGGGACAAGATAATTTCAGTCAGCAGAGGATGTAGTAATTTCACGGCATTGTGCGCGGGTCTTATAACTTTGACTACAACTAACTTCTTGCTGAAAATTTACAATGAATGCTGTGACAAAGACGACTGTAATTCGGGAAAAATCAAAA TGCCAGAACAAAATATTGCAGAGAATAAAGTCAAATGCAATTCGTGTTATGTGGAAGGAGCCTACGAATGCAACAGTGGTTATGAACCTATTGCCTGTACCGGTAATGAGGGAGACTGCCTTGAGTTCAGTGGAGATGGAACGCGTCCAG GTAAACTGGAGGAGAAATATTATTTTGCCGGCTGCGCCACAATCGGAGCCTGTGATATTGGATATAACGCATTAGTTGGGACCATGGTGGGAACGCTAAGAAACTTGAGTTGCCCAGAAAATTTAAGATTAGAAGGCTAA